Proteins from a genomic interval of Coccinella septempunctata chromosome 2, icCocSept1.1, whole genome shotgun sequence:
- the LOC123307038 gene encoding uncharacterized protein LOC123307038, which translates to MPTNCSKCDNPISRNKPGTKCYQCVSEVHYTCVGFSSDLVKLSETGGFKWVCTACSEYHKKPNIESKLDQIMLDLAKMNKQQSEFINSLNFYGDKMQDIESQLRSVMSLGKEVSDLNSELSLLRKENMSMKKELNDVQQQLKQRDLEIVGVPEAKNENVGSIIRDISSKLGIPSLDTCVENYYRVHSSSKDKPRPIVINFKTKLYRSEFMKAYKRHKSLNTADIGLKGPISNIYVNESLTAHNRKLFYVVRQFAKTNAFKFCWTQDCKILLRKDEGSRIVHVTSENQLQNLSN; encoded by the coding sequence ATGCCTACAAATTGTTCCAAGTGTGACAATCCAATAAGCCGAAATAAACCTGGTACGAAATGTTATCAGTGCGTATCAGAAGTGCATTACACCTGTGTTGGTTTTTCTTCCGATCTAGTAAAGTTATCGGAAACAGGTGGATTTAAATGGGTATGTACAGCGTGTTCCGAATATCATAAGAAGCCCAACATCGAAAGTAAACTTGATCAAATTATGCTTGATTTAGCAAAGATGAACAAACAGCAAAGTGAGTTCATTAACTCTTTAAATTTTTATGGTGATAAGATGCAGGATATCGAAAGTCAGCTTAGGTCTGTTATGAGCCTTGGGAAGGAAGTTTCTGATCTGAATTCCGAACTTAGTCTTCTGCGGAAGGAGAATATGAGCATGAAGAAGGAGCTCAATGATGTTCAACAACAATTAAAACAAAGGGATCTTGAGATAGTGGGTGTGCCTGAAGCGAAGAATGAAAATGTTGGTTCAATAATCCGGGACATTTCGTCGAAATTGGGAATTCCCTCCCTGGATACGTGTGTGGAAAACTATTATAGAGTTCACTCGTCGTCTAAGGATAAGCCTCGTCCCATAGTTATCAACTTTAAGACCAAACTCTATCGAAGCGAATTTATGAAAGCATATAAAAGGCATAAGAGTCTAAACACTGCGGACATTGGTTTGAAAGGTCCCATTTCAAATATATATGTCAATGAGTCTTTGACAGCCCACAACAGGAAGCTATTCTACGTGGTTAGGCAATTTGCGAAAACGAATGCATTCAAGTTCTGTTGGACTCAGGACTGTAAAATTCTTTTGAGAAAAGACGAGGGATCTAGGATAGTCCATGTGACGTCAGAGAATCAATTGCAGAATTTGTCCAACTAA
- the LOC123307039 gene encoding uncharacterized protein LOC123307039: MGFYADIKQQYSSRVCQQVKLWANHNLKLASLRNRRIFLLECRRQGLTPRHIKDRINSLYGSISGSDSVRQADRMQVRIVNQIINFEIRTTIKNTLALERDLIRRWEILAFTLPLDILEKFKHFQNISYNSKFESIKSNNLEKIQSLNQNCLDRARAQPQWFKNISDISIPNRVERFLALGPKFCIEIPKKEVSIQKLLANIEQLITLKKTNSHEADNTLRSLSTNIVTNYLLNNMSINNAFQAEYYYCKNFLKNQSNLLILQSDKGNVTVAMNREHYHSLVLEILSDERYYRKLSRDPTSSFQTKANDMIKHFIRKEYISEQQGKTMFNYNAVPARFYGLPKVHKPVLSLRPIISSINTPITKLSALTSQILSDSMDDNNRYYVKDSFAFVEFINDFQLPPDYIIISSDVVSLYSNISIDLALKAVEHNWDNISQVTSISKEDFFIMLRFLFSSNCFIYNNEFYVQQRVLRTNLWLSHGSRA, from the coding sequence ATGGGGTTTTATGCGGACATCAAACAGCAGTACAGCAGCAGGGTATGCCAACAGGTTAAACTTTGGGCCAATCACAACTTGAAACTGGCCTCACTTAGAAATAGGAGaatttttcttttggaatgtaGGCGACAGGGGTTGACACCCAGGCACATCAAGGACAGGATAAATTCACTCTATGGATCAATCTCAGGTTCGGATTCTGTAAGGCAAGCCGACAGGATGCAGGTTAGAATTGTGAATCAAATAATCAATTTCGAAATAAGAACAACTATAAAGAACACACTAGCTTTAGAGAGGGATTTGATCCGAAGGTGGGAGATTCTGGCTTTCACCCTACCTCTTGACATACTAGAAAAATTTAAACATTTTCAAAACATAAGTTACAATagtaaatttgaatcaattaaaaGTAACAACCTTGAGAAAATACAATCACTAAATCAAAATTGTCTTGACAGAGCCAGAGCCCAGCCTCAATGGTTCAAAAATATTAGCGACATCAGTATTCCCAATCGAGTAGAACGTTTTCTTGCCTTAGGCCCTAAATTCTGCATAGAGATTCCAAAAAAAGAAGTATCTATTCAGAAACTGCTAGCGAACATCGAACAACTAATCACACTCAAAAAAACCAATAGTCACGAAGCTGATAATACCCTCAGATCATTGTCCACGAATATAGTTACCAACTACTTACTCAATAACATGAGCATTAATAATGCATTTCAGGCGGAATATTACTATTGCAAGAATTTCCTCAAAAACCAATCGAACCTGTTAATCTTACAATCGGATAAAGGGAATGTAACAGTGGCGATGAACAGGGAACATTACCATTCCTTAGTGCTGGAGATATTGTCAGATGAAAGATATTACAGAAAACTCAGCAGGGACCCAACATCATCCTTCCAAACTAAGGCTAACGACATGATAAAGCACTTCATCCGAAAGGAATACATAAGCGAGCAGCAGGGTAAAACAATGTTTAATTATAATGCAGTCCCAGCCAGATTTTATGGCCTTCCAAAGGTACATAAACCAGTATTGTCCCTGCGGCCAATCATTTCTAGTATCAACACCCCCATTACCAAATTATCCGCTCTGACGTCACAGATCCTTTCCGACAGCATGGATGACAACAACAGGTACTATGTCAAAGACTCTTTCGCTTTTGTAGAATTCATCAATGACTTTCAACTACCCCCAGACTACATCATTATTAGCTCGGATGTAGTATCACTTTACAGTAATATATCAATAGACCTTGCCTTGAAGGCGGTAGAACATAACTGGGACAACATATCACAAGTAACATCTATATCTAAAGAAGACTTCTTTATCATGTTAAGATTTTTATTTTCCTCCAATTGCTTCATTTACAACAACGAGTTTTACGTACAACAACGAGTTTTACGTACAAACCTTTGGCTCTCCCATGGGAGCAGAGCATAG